From the genome of Marinobacter sp. F4206:
AGCCCGGCGATGAGATCCTGGTCAGCCAGATGGAACATCACGCCAATATCGTGCCCTGGCAGATGCTCGCCGAGCGCACCGGCGCGAAAGTGGTGCCGATCCAGATCACGCCGGATGGCGAGCTGGATCTGGAGTCCTTCACCAGCCTGCTGAATGAGCGAACCCGGATCTTTGCGATCACCCACGTCTCCAACGTTCTGGGTACCGTGAACCCGATCGCGGCATTGATCGAACAGGCCAAGGCCCACGGCATTCTCACCCTGGTGGACGGCGCCCAGGCGGTTCCCCACTATCAACCGGACGTACAGGCGCTGGGATGCGACTTTTACGTGTTCTCGTCCCACAAGCTGTTCGGCCCCACCGGCATTGGCGTGCTCTACGGCAAGGCCCAGTTGCTGGAGGAAATGCCGCCGTATCAGGGCGGCGGCGAGATGATTGAGCGGGTGTCCTTCGAACGCACTACCTGGAACACCCTGCCCTACAAATTCGAAGCCGGAACGCCCGCCATTGCCGAGGCGGTCGGCCTCGGCGCCGCCATTGATTACCTGGGTCGCCTGGACCGGCACGCGATGGAGGCTGCGGAAACCGCCCTGCTTGAGCGCGCCAACCAGCTGGTCGAGACGGTACCGGGCATGGAAATCATTGGTACCGCGAAACAGAAAGTGCCGGTCATGTCCTTTAAAATTGCCGGTCTGCACCCCAGTGACATTGGTACGCTGCTGGACCAGCAGGGCATCGCCATTCGTACCGGCCATCACTGCGCCATGCCGTTGATGGATTTTTATGGAGTTCCCGGTACTGCCCGGGCCTCCTTTGCGTTCTACAATACTTTGGACGAGGTGGAACAATTGTTCGCCGCCCTGCAGAAAGTCCAGCGCCTGTTTGCCTGATGGAGGTGGAATTATGACAGCCGAAGTCTTCACCCCGACGGTCGCCGTCACCATGACACCCAGCGCCGTCAAGCACGTGCGCAAGCAACTCGACAAGAAGCCGGAGGCCAAGGGCATCCGGCTGGCTATCAAGAAAAGTGGCTGCTCCGGTTTCAAATACGAGACCCAGTGGGTCGAGGAAGTCGCTTCCGACGACAGGGTCTTCCACATTGATGGCGTCGACGTGTTTGTCAAAGAGGAACACCTGCCCCTGGTCAACGGCATCGAGATCGATTTCGTGACCGAGGGCGTGAACTCCCTCTTTCAGTTCCGCAATCCGAATGCCACCGCCGAGTGTGGCTGCGGAGAAAGTTTCACCGTTGCCTGAGCCGTGCTGAACAGCAGCTCTCAGGTAGACAACAGATAACAGCGAGGCCAGTCTGGGCATGCAAGAACGGGAAGTGGTCCTGACCAAACGTGAGGTGGAAGCCCGCCTTGTTCCTGCCGGAACCGAAATCATGATCCCGGCGGATACCTTTGTGACCATCACACAGTCACTGGGCGGCACCTTCACAGTGGCAGTCAACGGCAACCTGGCCCGCATCGAAGGCCACGACGCCGATGCGCTCGGCAAACAACCCCTGGAAAGCAGCTTCGAGACGCCCGAAGATGGGAGTGTCAACGAGAACCAGGTGTGGGAAGCGCTGCGCAACTGCTACGATCCGGAAATTCCGGTCAACGTGGTGGATCTGGGCCTGATCTACGAGTGCCAGATCAACAATGGCACCGAAGACGGCAACCATGTCTACATCAAGATGACCCTGACGGCCGCCGGTTGCGGCATGGGTCCGGTGATCTGTGAGGACGTCCAGCGCAAGGTCGAACACGTCCCCAATGTGGACAAGGTAACCGTGGACCTGACCTTTGACCCGCCGTGGAGCAACGACATGCTCACCGACGAAGCCAAGCTTGAACTGGGAATGCTGTAATGACCGCTAGCGAACAGGACTTCAAGAACAACCCGCTGGGCACCGAAACAACCCTTGACGATGTGACCGACGCCTTCGACTTTCTCGACGACTGGGAAGAGCGCTACGCGTATATCATCGATCTGGGCAAACAACTGCCGGCGTTCCCGGATGAAGCCCGCGTGGAAGAGAATTACGTGCATGGCTGCCAGAGTCAGGTCTGGCTGATCCACTACTTCGATGAAGACACCGGAAAACTGTATCTGCTGATCGATTCGGATGCGATGATTGTCCGCGGGCTTGCGGCGATCATCCTGGTGGCACTAAACGGGAAATCCCCGAGAGAACTGCTGACCACGGACATCGACGAGCTGTTCGAAAGCCTGGACCTGTTCCGCCACATCTCTCCGACCCGCGGCAACGGCCTGCGGGCAATGGTTGGCAAGATTCGCGACATCGCCGCTGCCGAAGCGGCCTGACGGACCAGCCGCTCCTCTCCGGCCCGACATCACCAGACGATGGCGATGTCGTCCCGCTGGATATTTACCTGATTGCCGATCGTCGGCATGCGACCGTTACTGAAGTCCGGGTGCACATTGTTAAGCGTTACCGACAACTTCGCATCCCGGAGTTCCGGGGTGCCGCCCAGGGAATCAAAGTAACGGGCACTCCGATACAGGTGCAGTTCATCACCCGGGCGGAGTCCGGCCGTCGCCCCGGAGGCCAGGGTCACGGTATTGCCGTCGACACGGGTCACGCGGGTCATGAACGGCTGGCACGCCAACGCACCACTGACTTCACGAACCATCTGATCCAGCACGCCGTTCACCGCCTCACCGTAGGCCGTATGCTGGAATCCCGCTGAACCGAATCCATCCGATGCCCCGGGCCCGGCGTCCCACTCGGCCGTCGTGGAAAACTGTTGCTGGAATACCGGCGAACCACTGAACCCGTCAAAGATCATCAGGTCCACCACAAAACGCCGATTCTGATCGACCGCACCAATACCCCGCTGCATCCGGTCCAGCACCGACGTGCCCCAGGCCGAGGGATCGGCGACTCCGAGATCACGTATGACCCCGGTCACCACAAATTGCACACCCAACTCGCGGGCGAGCTGAAGCACGTTGGTCAACCGGTTATCACCCTGCTGGACCGTCGGGGCATTCAGCAGATCGTCGAACATCCGGGTGGTGGTTGCGCCAAAGACCTGCAACTCATTGCTAGCCCGCAGCCGATCCTGGAGTTGCTGCGGCAAGATCTCGCCGGCGTCATCAATGCGACCGATGCGGGCCTGGTCCGGATACAGCACAGGGAATCCCGTGATTGCCACCCGTTTTCTCAGGCTGACCGCCTCGCCGGCCGCGCAACGGCCACCCCGGCCCTCGGACATGTCCGCGCGCACGGTTACCCGCAACAGATTACCGCTCTGATACTCGTCCACCACGCGGGCATTGCGGGCCCGGGCATTGGCAGCGACCTGCATGCGGGATTCAGTGACCACACCATTCTCCATGGTATCCCGGGTACTGACCCGGGCTTCGTACTGCAGGGCAAGGTCCCGCAGGGCTGCCTGACGGGCATCGGCGCGCGCCGACTCCACATCCCCATGGACAATGGTGCCGTGGCCGACGCCCTCAAGCACAATGGCGTGAACAGTGCCGGTAAAAGCCAGTACCGTCGCCAACAGAATGCATCGTAGTACCCTGAATAGCACCATGAAATAAAGCCTCAAAATGCCTGCGGATCAGTCAAGATAGTACAGAGAGTCGACACCCTTACTCTGGACGTCGCCGATGCTGTCGTTATCCCGTGGCATGGGGATCGGGCACAAATCCTGGACCTGATCATCCGCGACCTTCGACACACAGGCGCGGAACCTCGGCTCCAGTTTCAGTTCCATCACGGTTTCAACCACGCCGTCGCTGTGCTCGTTCACTGCCACCATTTTGGCGCCGCGAATGTAGCTGTCGACATAGGTACGGAAGGTGTCATTGCGCAGGACAAAGTCATTCACCGTGGAGCTGCCGTAAATGACCGTCCCGTACACACGCTCGGCAAGATTGCGATAGGCATCAAGCTGCGACGCCCGCCTGGCCAACAGTCGTTTGCGGGTGTTCAGGCGGTCCCTGGAGGCATCCTCATAGGTGCCGAAGCCGCTGACCCGAACGGTAATCGGTTCCAGTTGGGCGTCACGCTGATCCGCATCCTGATACCCGCCATTCGACGCACACGCGCCGAGTGCCAGGGCAAGAACGGGAACAACTATCCTGCGAAGGTTCATTTCCACTCTCCGAAAAACATCATTTCCGGATCGCCATGAAAGATTCACGCCAGTTTCCCTAAGCCACTGATATTCCTGCCCACAAACCATCACATCCCAACCCCGGATTCCGGAGCGGCAAAAAACTGCCTCCGTTTACATATCGAAAACAAACCGTTACCGCTTAGGTCATGCTTCGCCCCGGGTTCTGCTCTAACCTCTTATTTCCAAGACATTTATCAGCATTATTGCCCGCTCTCGTAACAGGACACTTCATAAATGCATAACAACCGCCTGACCAAACTGTCCCTGGCCATTGGCCTGTCTGTGGCCTCTGCCTCCGTGCTGGCCAGCCCCCAGCAATTCATGTCGGCCCGCTCATTCGCAATGGGTGGCACCGGTGTGGCGACCGCCCACCCCGCTGACGCAGCGGCCACGAATCCGGCCATGATGGCAGGCAACCATCACGACTGGTCAGACGATTTCGGCCTGATACTGCCGTCGGTAAATGCCCGGGCAGCGGACGAGGAAGAAACCATTGATCAGGTCGATGACATTCAGGATGTGATCGACCAGTTTGAATCGGCGATCTCCGGTTTCGACCCGAATACCGACGATCCCCAGAGCATCCAGGACAGCGCCGCGGACCTCCGTGATCGTCTGGTGAACTTTGATCAGGATACCGTGCGGGTCAACGCCGGGCTGGGCCTGGCCCTGGCGATACCCAGCAAAACGATCTCCGTTGGTTTCTTCACCAACGCCAACCTGACCGCCACGGTTCGTGGCGAACTCGATGACAATGACGAAGCCCTGCTCGACGCGGTTGCCAGCGCGGCCACGGCACAGGATGTCGACAACGCCCTCGATAATGTGACCAATACCGATGGCAGCCTTCAACTGGACTCCCGGGGACGGATTCTGGCCTCGGCGGTCGGAGAAGTGGGCATCAGTTTCGCCCGGCAGTTTGAGCTGAACAACGGCGACCGATTCCAGCTCGGCCTGTCGCCCAAGCTTGTGGAACTTCGCACGTTCCAGTACACCGAAACGGTTTCCGGGTTTGAAGACGACGACTTCGACGCCGATGAAAACCAGACCGACAAGAGCGGTTTTAACGTCGACATCGGCGCTGCCTACCGGTTTGGCGAGGATCGCCAGTGGAACGCCGGACTGACCGTCAAGAACCTGATCCCGATGGAACTGGATTCTGCCCGGAGCAAGCCGGCCCTTGAGCAGCAGTACACCCTGAAACTCGACCCCATGGTTACCGCGGGTATCGCCCACAACAGCGAGTACCACGTCATCACCGCCGAGCTCGACCTGACCAAGAAAGAGGCCTTCGGCTACGAGGACGACACCCAGTGGCTGGCCCTGGGTGCGGAATTCGATGCCTACCGTTATGCCCAGTTGCGGGTCGGGGTGCGCCACAACCTGGCCAGCAATGACAACAACGACGGCATTGAGGAAGAGACCCAGTTTACAGCCGGTTTTGGTCTGAACCTGATGGGCGTGCGCATGGATCTGGGCGCACTCTACAGCGACGCCGACGTGGGCGCGGCCCTGGAGTTCGGCACCGAATTCTGACCCCGCACAGTGTGGTCAACAAAGCCCGCCCGGTTTTGACCGGCCGGGCTTTTTCTGTGTCTGCCGCCTCTGGTTTGCCTCTCCCCTTCAGGAGCCGGATAATCCCCGGATTGACTACTTGAGAGGAAACTACCCGTTCATGCAAACCTATCTGGTTGGTGGCGCTGTCCGTGATGAACTGCTGGGTCTGGAGGTCAAGGATCGGGACTGGGTCGTTGTCGGGGCCACTCCCGACAAGATGCTGGATCGGGGCTTCAAACAGGTGGGCGCGGATTTCCCGGTCTTCTTACACCCCGGTACCCGCGAGGAATATGCCCTGGCCCGTACTGAGCGCAAGCAGGGCCACGGCTATCACGGCTTCAGCGTTTACAGCGCGCCCGATGTCACCCTGGAGGAGGATCTCAAGCGTCGCGACCTCACCATCAATGCCATGGCCAGAAGCGAACAGGGCCAGATCATCGACCCGTTCCACGGCCGGCAGGATATCGACAAGCGCCTGTTGCGCCACGTTTCCGAGGCGTTTTCCGAAGACCCCCTGCGGATTCTCAGAACCGCCAGATTTGCCGCCCGGTTCCAGCCCCTGGGCTTCCGGGTGTGCGAGGAAACCATGGCCCTGATGCGCCGGATGGTGGCATACGGAGAAGTGGACCATCTCGTGGCCGAACGGGTGTGGCAGGAGTTCCAGCGGGCCCTCCATGAACAGGAGCCAGTTGCCTTCTTCGAAGTGCTGAGGGACTGTGGCGCGCTCGCCAGCCTGATACCGGAACTGACACAGGAAGGCCGGTTCGAGCAGGCCATGGCAGCGCTTCGCTGCAGCCATGGCGAGCAGGGCTCAACCGAAGAACGCGTTGCCGCACTCATGTCTCCGGTCCCCAAGCCTGACTGCGAGCGGCGCATGGCCGCGCTCAAAGCGCCGAACGACTGCCAGAATCTGGCCTGCCTTGTGGCGGAGTTCATCCCGGCCATCCGTCATCCGGACGCCACCGGTACCGGCCTAATCTCGGCCGAGAACCTGCTTTCGTTACTTGACGCAGCTGACCTCTGGCGCCGTCCGGAACGATTTGCGGCGCTGCTGAAGGTGTTGGCCTGCGCCCTGCCGAAATCGGACCAGCCTACCCTCCAACTGCTGGAACAGAGTGCCAATTGCGCATCCGGCGTAGAGCCGAGAACGCTGATGGCTGAGGGATTCAAGGGCAAGGCACTGGGCGAAGCAATCCGCCATGAGCGCCTGCGTCGTATAGAGCAGGCACTGTCCCACTCTTCCAACTGAGGAACCATCATGGCCGATACCGCTCCCGTTGCCCTGATAACCGGCGCTGCCCATCGCCTGGGCGCAAGAACCGCTCAGGCCCTGCACGACCGCGGCTGGAACACTGTCATTCACTACCGCAGCCGAAGGGAACAGGCCGAGACGCTGGCAGCCAGCCTGAACCGGATTCGCCCGGAGTCAGCCACTGCCCTGCAGGCGGATCTGAGCGACCTCGATCAGGTCCGGAGTCTCGGTGAAGTGTCGGCCGCCCAATGGGGCAGGCTGGACGGGCTGGTGAACAATGCCTCCGTGTTTTATCCCAACGCCACCCCGGAGGCGCGCCCTGAAGACTGGGACGCCATTCTCCATACCAACCTGAGGGCGCCGTTCTTTCTGCTCCAGTCATGCCTTCCGGCGCTTCGAGAGCAGGGCGGCAGTGTGGTCAATATGATCGATATCTACAGCGAAAAGCCGCTGACCGACCACCCGCTGTATTGCGCCAGCAAGGCCGGACTCGCAGCGCTGACCCGGTCCTGGGCCAAGGACCTGGCACCGGCCATCCGGGTTAACGGGGTGTCGCCCGGGGCAATCCTCTGGCCGGAAGGCGATGCCTCGGTCGACGACAGCCACCAGCAGACGATCCTGAACAAGACGCCGATGGCAAGGACTGGCCAGCCTGATGATATCGCCCGGACCATTGCCTTCCTGATGTGCGATGCGCCCTTTGTGACTGGCCAGATCCTGCCGGTGGATGGTGGACGTAGCCTGAACATGTGACCGCTGCTTTGGTCCCTTTGGCCGTTCGGCGCTTTCCGGATACAATGGCGGCAGAGTCCCATTCTGTCCGCGCGGTCACCCCGGGATCCGCGCCCAATCGAACCGGAGAACACCCATGCGTGATGTCGTCATCGTTGCAGCCAAACGTACTGCCATCGGAACCTTTGGTGGTGGCTTGTCGAGCCTGCGCGCCGACCAGTTAGGCACCGCGGTCATCAAGGCCATCCTGGAAGATACCGGCGTCCCCGCTGATCAGATTAATGAAGTCGTGCTCGGCCAGGTTCTGACCGCAGGCTGCGGCCAGAACCCGGCCCGTCAATCCTCGATCAACGCAGGCATCCCGGCATCCGTACCGGCCATGACCATCAACAAGGTCTGCGGCTCCGGCCTGAAAGCCGTTCATATGGCGGTCCAGGCGATTCGCTGCGGCGACGCCGAACTGATGATTGCCGGCGGTCAGGAGAGCATGAGCCAGGCCCCCCACGTCCTGCCTAACAGCCGTAACGGCCAGCGCATGGGCAACTGGAACATGGTCGACACGATGATAACAGACGGCCTCTGGGACGCCTTCAACGACTACCACATGGGCGTTACGGCCGAGAACATTGTCGAGAAGTATGGCATCAGCCGTGAGGAGCAGGATGAGTTTGCCGCTGCCTCCCAGCAGAAAGCGGTGGCCGCGCGCGAAGCCGGTTATTTTGATGGCCAGATCGTACCGGTGTCGATCCCCCAGCGGAAAGGCGATCCGATCGTGGTCAGCGAAGACGAAGGTCCACGGGACGGCGTCACCGGCGAAGGCCTGGGGAAATTGCGTCCGGCGTTCAAGAAAGACGGCACCGTTACCGCGGGCAATGCCTCGTCCCTGAACGATGGGGCCGCAGCGGTGATGGTGTGCAGTGCCGACAAGGCCAAAGAGCTTGGGCTGACCCCGCTTGCCACCATCAAGGCGCACGCCAACGCCGGAGTGGATCCGACCATCATGGGTACCGGCCCGATCCCTGCCAGCCAGCGCTGCCTGAAACTGGCGGGCTGGAGCGTTGACGACCTCGACCTGATTGAAGCCAACGAAGCCTTCGCCGCCCAGGCTATCTCCGTCAACCGGGATCTGGGCTGGGATACCAGCAAGGTGAACGTGAATGGCGGCGCCATTGCCCTGGGCCACCCGATTGGCGCCTCCGGTTGCCGGGTCCTGGTATCGCTGCTGCATGAAATGGTCCGGCGCGACGCCCACAAAGGCCTCGCCACCCTGTGCATCGGCGGTGGCATGGGCGTTGCCCTGGCTGTCGAGCGCTGAGCGCGATGCTGAATGTGGTGCTGTACGAGCCGGAGATTCCGCCGAACACGGGGAACATCATCCGGCTGTGCGCCAACACGGGCTGTCAGCTGCATCTGATCCAACCCCTGGGGTTTACCCTGGAGGACAAACAGATGCGGAGGGCCGGGCTGGATTACAGCGAGTACGCCACCGTCCGGATACATGAGAACTATCAGGCTTTTCTCGACACAGAGCAGCCAAAACGGCTGTTCGGGCTCACAACCAAGGCCAGCCGTCGGTATCATGAAGTGAGTTACCGGGCCGGTGATTACCTTATGTTTGGCCCCGAGACCCGGGGTTTACCCGCCAATGTGCGGGAAGGCCTGGCACCGGAGTGTCGGCTGAGAGTGCCGATGCGAAGGGAGAGCCGCAGTCTTAACCTGTCCAATACCGCAGCTCTGGTGGTTTACGAAGCCTGGCGACAACTGGGATTTGAGGGTGCCATCTGAGCCCCTGTTCCAGACATAAAAAAACCGGCCGAAGCCGGTTTTTTTATACAAGGTCGGGCAGATTCAGTGGGTCTGCTGCTCTTCCTTGGCCTCACCCGCTGCTTCGTCTTGCTTGCGCTTGAGCGCCTGGGCGTAAATCGCGTCGAAATTCACCGGCGCCAGCATCAGGGCCGGGAAACTACCCTTGCCAACGATGCCATCGATGGCTTCACGGGCATACGGGAACAGAATAGTCGGGCAATAGGCGCCCAGCATCTGGCCCAGTTGCGCGCCCTCAATACCCTGCACCAGGAATACACCCGCCTGCTGGATCTCGACGATGTAGGCAACCTTCTCACCCACCTTGGCGGTAACCGTCAGGGACAACACCACTTCATACTGGTTGTCGCTTACCTTGTTGTGCGAGGTGTTCAGATCCATATTGACCTGCGGCTTCCACTGCTCCTGAAACACCAGCGGAGAATTCGGTGATTCGAAAGACAGGTCCTTCACATAGATGCGCTGAAGGGCAAACTGGGGTTGGTTTTCGTTTTCACTGCCTGCTGCGGCTTGCTGATTCTCAGCCATGTTCAGTCCTTTCGTTCTCGATCAGGGGCTCTGGGCCCGTTGTTATGAAGTGTGCTGCCGGAACAGTTTACTGCGTGGCTCCGCCGGCTAATGTGAAACAGTGCGGCAGATTCCGGTTCAGATCAAGGGCCAGCCAGCACCGTTACTTTTTCACCAGGGGCAGGTTGCTGGCCTTCCAGTCGGCCACACCGCCATTGAGCCGGACCACATTCGAAAAGCCTTCGGCATTTAGTTGCTTCACTGCCATGGCAGAATGCTGGCCCATCTTATCGGCAACAATGATCTGCTTCTCCTTGAACTTGTTCAGCTCCGCCGCGCGGCTCTTGAGGCTGTTCAGGGGAATATTGACCGAACCGGTAATCCGGCCTTCGCCAAACTCCTTCCGGTCGCGGATATCCACCACCACGGCCTCATCCTTGTTGATCAGCGTCACAGCCCCCTGCGCGGATATTTTTGCCCCACCCCGGCGGGACTCAAGCAACAGGATGGCCAGCAGGAACGCCACGAACAGCGACACAAGAATGTAGTGGTTAACAACGAATTCGAACAAGCGATCCATGAAAATACCCTGAAAAATAATTTGGCAGGATTATACACACCCGGGCCCGGTCACAGAAGGCGGCCGACATGGCTTGTGCGAATGAAAACGGTTAGAATCTGCACTCCCGTTTACTTACATTTTCACCAAACCGGATGAAGTGATGACCGCGACCCGCAAGCCGACTGCACTCATTATCCTGGATGGCTGGGGCCACCGTGACCCGGCTGAAGACAACGCCATCAGCAACGCCAGCACGCCGTTCTGGGACAAGCTCTGGCAGAACCAGCCCAAGACCCTGATCAACACCTCGGGTATGTTTGTCGGGCTGCCCCAGGGCCAGATGGGCAACTCGGAAGTCGGACACATGAATCTGGGCGCCGGTCGTGTCGTCTACCAGAGCCTGACCCGCATCGACAAGGATCTTGAGGACGGCACCTTCCAGAAGAATGAGGTGCTCTGCGCCGCCATCGACAAGGCGGTCAGCAGCGGTCGCGCGGTTCACCTGATGGGCCTGATGTCGCCCGGCGGCGTTCACAGCCACGAGGACCACATCATCGCCGGCGCCGAACTGGCCGCAGCCCGGGGCGCGAAAGAAGTCTACATCCACGCCTTCCTTGACGGCCGGGACATGCCGCCACGCAGCGCCAAGCCCTCCCTGGAAAAAGCCGCTGCCCGGCTGGCAAGCCTGGGCGTTGGCCGGGTCGCCTCCATCGTAGGCCGCTACTATGCCATGGACCGCGACAACCGCTGGGACCGCGTGGAAGCCGCTTACAACCTGATGACCCAGGGCACTGCCGAATTCACCGCTGCGGACCCGGTAAGCGGCCTTGAGCAGGCGTACGAGCGCGGCGAAAACGACGAATTCGTAAAACCAACCCGGATTCACGCCGCTGGCGAGCCTGAAGGCACCATCAACGACGGCGACACCGTTTTGTTCATGAACTTCCGCGCCGATCGTGCCCGCGAGATGACCCGCACCTTCGTCGAGCAGGATTTCGACGGCTTCGACCGCCGGAAGCACCCGGAACTGGCCGATTTTGTGATGCTCACCGAGTATGCGGCAGACATCAAGACCAGCTGCGCCTACCCGCCCGAGCAACTCGTCAATGGCCTGGGTCAGTACGTCGCCGACCAGAACAAAACGCAGCTGCGCATTTCGGAAACTGAAAAGTACGCCCACGTCACCTTCTTTTTCAACGGCGGCCTTGAGACCCCGTTCAACGGCGAAGACCGTATTCTGGTGCCTTCCCCGAAGGTGGCCACCTACGATCTGCAGCCGGAAATGAGCGCGCCGGAAGTCACGGACAAGCTGGTTGAGGCTATCAGGAGCGGCAAGTACGACCTGATCGTGTGCAACTACGCCAACGGCGATATGGTCGGACACACTGGCAAACTGGACGCCGCCATCAAGGCTGCCGAATGCCTGGACGAGTGCGTCCGGCGTGTGGTCGAAGCCCTCGACGAAGTCGGCGGTGAATCGCTGATCACGGCGGACCACGGCAACTGCGAGCAGATGACCGACCCGGAATCCGGCCAGGTCCATACTGCCCACACCATCGGCCCGGTTCCGCTGATCTACACCGGTCCGCGCAAGGTGTCCCTGCTGGATGATGGCAGCCTGAGCGATGTCGCCCCGACCCTGCTGACCCTGATGGGTATGGACCAACCCGAGGAGATGACCGGACACAGCCTGGTCAAAATCGATTGATCTCAGGGCAGATAGCCATGCTGCAGTCGCTATCGGCCGTGGCGCTCGCTCTGTTACTGGGCGCAGCGCCGGCATACGCTCAGGACGAAGTCACACCGGCCCAGATCGAAGACCTCAAGGAACGAATAGAGGACATCGACGACTGGCTGGCCGATGCCGAGGACGATCGTTCTTCCCTGGAGCGCCAACTGGCCTCGACTGAGCGCAAAATCAGCACCTTAACCCGGGAGCGTCGGTCACTGCGCCAGCAGGCCGCCGAGCAGCAACAACGCCTGCGCGTCCTCAAGGATGAAGAACAGAGCCTGACCCGCACCCTTGATCGCCAGCGCGAGAGCCTGAAGCGTCAGATTCGGGCCGCCTGGATGGAAGGCGACGCCCCGGCGGTCAAGGTCCTGCTGAACGAAATCGATCCGGACCGGATCGCCCGGACCATGACCTACTACGAATACCTGAGCCGGGATACCGTCGACCGTCTGGAAGCCTTTCGCAAGAGCTTGCAGGAGCTCAAGGAAACCCGGGCCAACGTCCAGGCGACCCGGGTACAACTGGCCAGAACCGAAGCGGACGTCGCCCAGCGACAGGAACAGCTCGCCCAATCACGCAAGGAGCGTGAGGAAACCCTGGCAGCCCTGAACGCCGACATTCGGAATCGCCAGAGCGAGCGTGAGGAACTGGCGTCGGATCGAAAGCGCCTGGAGCAGCTCCTCAAGGAAGTTCAGCAGGCAATTGCCAGCATCCCCTCCCCCAACGAGTCACAGCCCTTCGGCTCTCTAAAGAAAAAACTACCCTGGCCCGTGCGAGGCAAAGTGCACAGTGGCTTTGGTGACCGCTACGCCGACGGCAAGCTTCGCCGCAACGGCCTGTTGATCGGCACCGGCGAGGACGCCGAAATCAAGGCCATCCATTATGGGCGCGTTGTATTCGCCAATCGGCTCAGGGGTTTTGGCCTGATCACCATCATTGATCACGGTGATGGCTACATGACACTCTACGG
Proteins encoded in this window:
- a CDS encoding aminotransferase class V-fold PLP-dependent enzyme, producing MTDLSVANAANKPAFDVEAIRRDFPILSQQVNGKPLVYLDNGASAQKPLAVLDAMDRYYREMHSNVHRGAHTLGDRATAAFEGARETVRDFLNADSTREIIWTRGTTEAINLVANGLANRLKPGDEILVSQMEHHANIVPWQMLAERTGAKVVPIQITPDGELDLESFTSLLNERTRIFAITHVSNVLGTVNPIAALIEQAKAHGILTLVDGAQAVPHYQPDVQALGCDFYVFSSHKLFGPTGIGVLYGKAQLLEEMPPYQGGGEMIERVSFERTTWNTLPYKFEAGTPAIAEAVGLGAAIDYLGRLDRHAMEAAETALLERANQLVETVPGMEIIGTAKQKVPVMSFKIAGLHPSDIGTLLDQQGIAIRTGHHCAMPLMDFYGVPGTARASFAFYNTLDEVEQLFAALQKVQRLFA
- a CDS encoding multifunctional CCA tRNA nucleotidyl transferase/2'3'-cyclic phosphodiesterase/2'nucleotidase/phosphatase; protein product: MQTYLVGGAVRDELLGLEVKDRDWVVVGATPDKMLDRGFKQVGADFPVFLHPGTREEYALARTERKQGHGYHGFSVYSAPDVTLEEDLKRRDLTINAMARSEQGQIIDPFHGRQDIDKRLLRHVSEAFSEDPLRILRTARFAARFQPLGFRVCEETMALMRRMVAYGEVDHLVAERVWQEFQRALHEQEPVAFFEVLRDCGALASLIPELTQEGRFEQAMAALRCSHGEQGSTEERVAALMSPVPKPDCERRMAALKAPNDCQNLACLVAEFIPAIRHPDATGTGLISAENLLSLLDAADLWRRPERFAALLKVLACALPKSDQPTLQLLEQSANCASGVEPRTLMAEGFKGKALGEAIRHERLRRIEQALSHSSN
- the traF gene encoding conjugal transfer protein TraF is translated as MHNNRLTKLSLAIGLSVASASVLASPQQFMSARSFAMGGTGVATAHPADAAATNPAMMAGNHHDWSDDFGLILPSVNARAADEEETIDQVDDIQDVIDQFESAISGFDPNTDDPQSIQDSAADLRDRLVNFDQDTVRVNAGLGLALAIPSKTISVGFFTNANLTATVRGELDDNDEALLDAVASAATAQDVDNALDNVTNTDGSLQLDSRGRILASAVGEVGISFARQFELNNGDRFQLGLSPKLVELRTFQYTETVSGFEDDDFDADENQTDKSGFNVDIGAAYRFGEDRQWNAGLTVKNLIPMELDSARSKPALEQQYTLKLDPMVTAGIAHNSEYHVITAELDLTKKEAFGYEDDTQWLALGAEFDAYRYAQLRVGVRHNLASNDNNDGIEEETQFTAGFGLNLMGVRMDLGALYSDADVGAALEFGTEF
- a CDS encoding flagellar assembly protein T N-terminal domain-containing protein encodes the protein MVLFRVLRCILLATVLAFTGTVHAIVLEGVGHGTIVHGDVESARADARQAALRDLALQYEARVSTRDTMENGVVTESRMQVAANARARNARVVDEYQSGNLLRVTVRADMSEGRGGRCAAGEAVSLRKRVAITGFPVLYPDQARIGRIDDAGEILPQQLQDRLRASNELQVFGATTTRMFDDLLNAPTVQQGDNRLTNVLQLARELGVQFVVTGVIRDLGVADPSAWGTSVLDRMQRGIGAVDQNRRFVVDLMIFDGFSGSPVFQQQFSTTAEWDAGPGASDGFGSAGFQHTAYGEAVNGVLDQMVREVSGALACQPFMTRVTRVDGNTVTLASGATAGLRPGDELHLYRSARYFDSLGGTPELRDAKLSVTLNNVHPDFSNGRMPTIGNQVNIQRDDIAIVW
- the sufT gene encoding putative Fe-S cluster assembly protein SufT, whose product is MQEREVVLTKREVEARLVPAGTEIMIPADTFVTITQSLGGTFTVAVNGNLARIEGHDADALGKQPLESSFETPEDGSVNENQVWEALRNCYDPEIPVNVVDLGLIYECQINNGTEDGNHVYIKMTLTAAGCGMGPVICEDVQRKVEHVPNVDKVTVDLTFDPPWSNDMLTDEAKLELGML
- a CDS encoding iron-sulfur cluster assembly accessory protein; this encodes MTAEVFTPTVAVTMTPSAVKHVRKQLDKKPEAKGIRLAIKKSGCSGFKYETQWVEEVASDDRVFHIDGVDVFVKEEHLPLVNGIEIDFVTEGVNSLFQFRNPNATAECGCGESFTVA
- a CDS encoding SufE family protein, translated to MTASEQDFKNNPLGTETTLDDVTDAFDFLDDWEERYAYIIDLGKQLPAFPDEARVEENYVHGCQSQVWLIHYFDEDTGKLYLLIDSDAMIVRGLAAIILVALNGKSPRELLTTDIDELFESLDLFRHISPTRGNGLRAMVGKIRDIAAAEAA
- a CDS encoding LPP20 family lipoprotein, translating into MNLRRIVVPVLALALGACASNGGYQDADQRDAQLEPITVRVSGFGTYEDASRDRLNTRKRLLARRASQLDAYRNLAERVYGTVIYGSSTVNDFVLRNDTFRTYVDSYIRGAKMVAVNEHSDGVVETVMELKLEPRFRACVSKVADDQVQDLCPIPMPRDNDSIGDVQSKGVDSLYYLD